The Carassius auratus strain Wakin chromosome 19, ASM336829v1, whole genome shotgun sequence genomic sequence AATATCTTTTGAAAACGGGCTCTGACCGCATCCCTCAACAGTGTGAGGAGAACATTCACATTATCAAAGCCCTAACAGAATTTCGCTTCACAGACAAGGATGGAAAGGACCAGGTACTGCCAAATACTTGATTGTTCtaaatttattacattaataatggCAGATTGTCACTAATGGATTTACACTTTTGTAGGGAGTGAATGTGAGAGAAAAGGCTAAGATAGTGTTAGTGCTGATTGAGGATGAGGAAAAGCGGAAAGAGGAGAGAGATTTTGCTTTGAAGACAAAAGACAAGCTGACAAAGACTCCCAATGGTAAGACTCACAAACCAAGAGCATTACAGAAAACAGGCAATGAGCTTTGTTTACAGCTTGCTACACACTTATTGTCTTGCATACAATGAAAGTTcacataatattactattaatttcAGTGTccattttacatgttaaatataactagataaaaaagttcgtcaagacaaactttaagttggcttgagaaagcctgaccagaaagtctgaaaaagtttgaaaagtttgaaaagtttgaaaagattgaaaagtttaagtttaaaaagttttaagtttgatggttttcagtctgagatagatagatagacagatagacagatagatagatagatagatagatagatagatagatagacacagtcagaagatagatagatagctatatagatagatagatagatagatagatagatagatagatagatagatagacagtcagaagatagatagatagttagatagatatataggtagatagatagtttgaaaatgtgaaaagtttaaaaagtttaaaaagatttaagtttaagaagtataaaaatgacagtgattaacatattgttagcattacaagcaagtgactatcatgtgacaagcatgtacttagcatgattagcaaggtatctagcatgtcgctagcataattagcaagtgactagccatgtcgttagcatgattagcaagttactagcatgtcgctagcatgattagcaagttactagcatgtcgctagcatgatgttaacatgattagcatgtttctagcatgcgactagcatgttgctaacatgattttaacatgattagcatgcgactagcatgttgctagcattattttagcatgattagcatgttgctagcatgattttagcatgattagcatgcgactagcatgttgctagcatgattttagcatgattagcatgttgctagcatgattttagcatgattagcatgttgctagcatgattttagcatgattagcatgcgactagcatgttgctagcatgattttagcatgattagcatgttgctagcatgattttagcatgattagcaggcgactagcattttgctagcatgattttagcatgattagcatgttgctagcatgattttagcatgattagcatgcgactagcatgttgctagcatgattttagcatgattagcatgttggtagcatgattttagcatgattagcatgcgactagcatgttgctagcatgatttttagcatgactagcatgttgctagcatgattttagcatgattagcatgttgctagcatgattttagcatgattagcatgttgctagcatgattttagcatgattagcatgcgactagcatgttgctagcatgattttagcatgattagcatgttgctagcatgattttagcatgattagcatgcgactagcatgttgctagcatgattttagcatgattagcatgttgctagcatgtctctagcattactagcatgcgactagcatgttgctagcatgattttagcatgattaccatgttgctagcatgattttagcatgattagcatgttgttaggatagatagatagatagatagatagatagatagatagatagatagatagatagatagatagaaacagtcagaagatagatagatagatagatagatagatgagtttgattatagatagatagatagatgagtttgattatagatagatagatagatagatagatagatgagtttgattatagatagatagatagatgagtttgattatagatagatagatagatagatagatagatagatagatagatagatagatagatgagtttgattatagatagatagatagatgagtttgattatagatagatagatagatagatagatgagtttgattatagatagatagatagatagatagatagatagatagatagatagaaagatatatagatagatagatgagtttgattatagatagatagatagatagatagatgagtttgattatagatagatagatagatagatagatagatagatagatagatagatagatagatagattagttttaatatagatagatagatgagtttgaatatagatagatagatagatgagtttgattatagatagatgagtttgattatagatagatagatagattagtttgaatatagatagatgagtttgatagatagatagatagatagatagatagatagatagatagatagatagatagatagatagatgaatatatatgatatgatagatgagtttgaatgggttagtaatggtacatacaatatgtacatagtacatagactatgagtttaatgggcttcagtgtgtttagatttgaatttttgacagttggagtttgacggaatgttcagttgagcagaggcttttcaatgtaagtctatgggagtttttatgatttttaatcttcagttttatgaaaagtctaagtccgatcagtctaaaaagatatagcaactaacttcagatcagtctgaagagctgggctgagtttggagtttgtagagttaaagctctaggaggagtagcagtcaaaagttttagtctcagaagaataataactagataaaaaagtttgtcaagacaaactttaagttggcttgagaaagcctgaccagaaagtctgaaaaagtttgaaaagtttgaaaagattgaaaagtttaagtttaaaaagttttaagtttgatggttttcagtctgagatatatagatagatagacagatagacagatagatagatagatagatagatagatagatagatagatagatagatagacacagtcagaagatagatagatagctagatagatatatagatagatagatagatagatagatagatagatagatagatagacagtcagaagatagatagatagttagatagatatataggtagatagatagtttgaaaatgtgaaaagtttaaaaagtttaaaaagatttaagtttaagaagtataaaaatgacagtgattaacatattgttagcattacaagcaagtgactatcatgtgacaagcatgtacttagcatgattagcaaggtatctagcatgtcgctagcataattagcaagtgactagccatgtcgttagcatgattagcaagttactagcatgtcgctagcatgattagcaagttactagcatgtcgctagcatgatgttaacatgattagcatgtttctagcatgcgactagcatgttgctaacatgattttaacatgattttaacatgattagcatgcgactagcatgttgctagcattattttagcatgattagcatgttgctagcatgattttagcatgattagcatgcgactagcatgttgctagcatgattttagcatgattagcatgttgctagcatgattttagcatgattagcatgttgctagcatgattttagcatgattagcatgcgactagcatgttgctagcatgattttagcatgattagcatgttgctagcatgattttagcatgattagcatgcgactaacatgttgctagcatgattttagcatgattagcatgttgctagcatgattttagcatgattagcatgcgactagcatgttgctagcatgatttttagcatgactagcatgttgctagcatgattttagcatgattagcatgcgactagcatgttgctagcatgattttagcatgattagcatgttgctagcatgattttagcatgattagcatgttgctagcatgattttagcatgattagcatgcaactagcatgttgctagcatgattttagcatgattagcatgttgctagcatgattttagcatgattagcatgttgctagcatgttgctagcatggttttagcatgattagcatgttgctagcatgattttagcatgattagcatgttgctagcatgattttagcatgattagcatgcgactagcatgttgctagcatgatttttagcatgactagcacattgctagcatgattttagcatgattagcatgcgactagcatattgctagcatgattttagcatgattagcatgttgctagcatgatgattttagcatgattaccatgttgctagcatgattttagcatgattaccatgattttagcatgattagcatgttgctagcatgattttagcatgattagcatgcgactagcatgttgctagcatgattttagcatgattagcatgttgctagcatgattttagcatgattagcatgcgactaacatgttgctagcatgattttagcatgattagcatgttgctagcatgattttagcatgattagcatgcgactagcatgttgctagcatgatttttagcatgattagcatgttgctagcatgattttagcatgattagcatgcgactaacatgttgctagcatgattttagcatgattagcatgttgctagcatgattttagcatgattagcatgcgactagcatgttgctagcatgatttttagcatgactagcatgttgctagcatgattttagcatgattagcatgcgactagcatgttgctagcatgattttagcatgattagcatgttgctagcatgattttagcatgattagcatgttgctagcatgattttagcatgattagcatgcaactagcatgttgctagcatgattttagcatgattagcatgttgctagcatgattttagcatgattagcatgttgctagcatgttgctagcatggttttagcatgattagcatgttgctagcatgattttagcatgattagcatgttgctagcatgattttagcatgattagcatgcgactagcatgttgctagcatgatttttagcatgactagcacattgctagcatgattttagcatgattagcatgcgactagcatattgctagcatgattttagcatgattagcatgttgctagcatgatgattttagcatgattaccatgttgctagcatgattttagcatgattaccatgttgctagcatgattttagcatgattagcatgttgctagcatgattttagcatgattagcaggcgactagcatgttgttagcatgattttagcatgattagcatgttgctagcatgattttagcatgattagcatgcgactagcatgttgctagcatgatttttagcatgactagcatgttgctagcatgattttagcatgattagcatgttgctagcatgattttagcatgattagcatgcgactagcatgttgctagcatgatttttagcatgactagcatgttgttaggatagatagatagataagtttgaatagatagatagatagatagatagatagatagatagatagatagatgagtttgaatatagatagatagatagatgagtttgaatatagatagatagatagatagatagatagatagatagatagatagatagatagatagatagatgagtttgaatatagatagatagatagatagatagatagatagatagatagatagatagatgagtttgatgatagatagatagatagatagatagatagatagatagatagatagatagatagatagattagttttaatatagatagagaagtttgatagatagatagatagatagatagatagatagatagatagatagatagatagattagttttaatataaatagatagatgagtttgaatatagatagatagatagatgagtttgattatagatagatgagtttgattatagatagatagatagatagatagatagatagatagatagatagatagatagatagatgagtttgattatagatagatagatgagtttgattatagatagatagaaacagttagatagatagatagatagagtttgattatagatagatagatagatagatagatagatagatagatagatagatagatagatagatagatagatagatagatagatgaatatatatgatatgatagatgagtttgaatgggttagtaatagtacatacaatatgtacatagtacatagactatgagtttaatgggcttcagtgtgtttagatttgaatttttgacagttggagtttgacggaatgttcagttgagcagaggcttttcaatgtaagtctatgggagtttttatgatttttaatcttcagttttatgaaaagtctaagtccgatcagtctaaaaagatatagcaactaacttcagatcagtctgaagagctgggctgagtttggagtttgtagagttaaagctctaggaggagtagcagtcaaaagttttagtctcagaagaataataataagaagtttaaatacaatatcagtaagttggctctctcaagccaacttaattaaaGAGGCTGTggacccaaaaatggaaattcagtCATGAATTGCTCATTTTGTCAAGACCGTTCCATATAACATACAGTAAGTGGGTACTTGTGAAGAGGAAACCTCTTAAAAGGACACAAGAAGCACCATGAATATAACACACACAACTTGTATTCACCATAAACAAGTTATATGAACTATAATAACCACCCAcgtctattgtatttttttatttgtaacctttttttttttttttaaaagaagccttatatgctctttattttaataaaaataccgtaaaagctgaaatattgtgaaatattactacaatttaaagtaGTAGCTTTCTACTTCAATATAtcttaaagtgtaatttaatctaatgtaatttattgctgtgatggcaaagctatcctgcaaattattatttttttattttttcagaattctctGATGAATCGAAataagaacagtatttatttgaaatagaagtatTTTGTAACACCATAAATGTCTTAAAGCAatgtattttcaatatttttaatttcacaccacaaacatttgaattgttgtgtttctttttttacttattcATTTTTCTCTCTAAGCATCCTCCGCTACAGGACCAGAAAAAGAAAAGCCAGAGATCCCGCCATATACAGGGCTGCCCTCCCTGGACAACATCCCATCTGTGGCCGATCTGACCGCCGCTATGGCCAAGAAGAAGGAGGAGCAGAAACGTCTGGAGGCCGAGAGGAAAGAGGCAGAGAGACGGGTGAGACAGACTTATCAAGTACTCAGAGAAACTTAGAGTAATATTGAGTAAGATCATATTATCTGACCATTATTTGACTGTCCAAGCTGATATAATAGAAATTTATGGATTCAGGCAAAGGAGGGTGACACAGAGCCAGATCTTTGGGAAAAAGCAGCGACAGCAGCACCTCCATCCAGCTCGGATCCCTGGGGAGCCCCATCTGAAGTATCCAACGAATCCGCCCCTGCTACCAACGACCCGTGGGGGGCACCGTCTGCTGAGATGAAGGAGTCCTATCAAGGTACCAATGATCCTTGGGGTGGATCTGCTGATGGGACAAACGGATCCGCACCTGCATCCAGTGATCCATGGGGAGCATCTGCCAGTACCAAGAACGATTCTCCACCTGCTTCCAGTGATCCTTGGGGAGGATCATCGAATGCAGAAAAAAGTTCTCCACCTGCTGCCAGTGACCCATGGGGCAACTCTGCTGGATTTTCAGAGGATAAAGCCCCGTCAGCAAAcgatccttggggggccccatcTGAAACGGCGAAAGACTCTGACGCAGCAGTGTCAGATCCTTGGGGGACACCTGCAGATAGTGTGCAGGATTCAGCACCTGCAGCCTCTGACCCCTGGGGGGCACCATTAGAAGCATCATCAGCTACATCTGATCCATTTGGTGATGGTTCAAAAGCAGATAATGACCCTTGGGGCACAGCAGGTAAGAGAGCGACTGGACTGAAGAACCAGGACAACACACCTCAGTGTTCACTAATAAGGAGCTTTTTATTGTCTGACTGAGAATTACTTCATCATTAGTGAACTTAACCAGTCATGCAAAagttgaattatttttaaaaatattttatttttatttagcaaaaaggtcaattatttttattcaaataattgacaaaataatacaaatgcatCTTGGTGACTTACCATCATAAAATCCTACTGACcacaatcttttgaatggtattgtaaaTATAGATAGCAGCATGAATGAAACGGTATTTTGAGATGGCATTAttgtcaaaaaatgtattttcacacTTGTTGTCTAATCATTGTTTTACTTATTCCCAGCTTCTTCACCCCCTACTGCAAATGACCCCTGGGGTGCCCCATCA encodes the following:
- the epn1b gene encoding epsin-1 isoform X1, translating into MTHSMLRRQLKNLVQNFSEAEVKVREATSNDPWGPSSSQMADISDLTYNVVACNEIVGMLWKRLNDDKNWRHVYKSLTLLEYLLKTGSDRIPQQCEENIHIIKALTEFRFTDKDGKDQGVNVREKAKIVLVLIEDEEKRKEERDFALKTKDKLTKTPNASSATGPEKEKPEIPPYTGLPSLDNIPSVADLTAAMAKKKEEQKRLEAERKEAERRAKEGDTEPDLWEKAATAAPPSSSDPWGAPSEVSNESAPATNDPWGAPSAEMKESYQGTNDPWGGSADGTNGSAPASSDPWGASASTKNDSPPASSDPWGGSSNAEKSSPPAASDPWGNSAGFSEDKAPSANDPWGAPSETAKDSDAAVSDPWGTPADSVQDSAPAASDPWGAPLEASSATSDPFGDGSKADNDPWGTAASSPPTANDPWGAPSAPTGDPFGDEGRSDPWGGSSENGDTATKPAEETKKPASFLGEGASLVDLDSLMSVKPKPKQPPLNTIPVQKAPGYLPAAGMTWPLGGSVSNASGSTAQPSNPNYFVFNSMSACSSGLSTLNTTFSVPAAHMASPSQNTSLSALTVSNMGFSMPNTRMLQPSTAGTLTGELSAMSLTGPATQQVPVLQRPPLLWGTGTGATGKGNSIF
- the epn1b gene encoding epsin-1 isoform X2; this encodes MTHSMLRRQLKNLVQNFSEAEVKVREATSNDPWGPSSSQMADISDLTYNVVACNEIVGMLWKRLNDDKNWRHVYKSLTLLEYLLKTGSDRIPQQCEENIHIIKALTEFRFTDKDGKDQGVNVREKAKIVLVLIEDEEKRKEERDFALKTKDKLTKTPNASSATGPEKEKPEIPPYTGLPSLDNIPSVADLTAAMAKKKEEQKRLEAERKEAERRAKEGDTEPDLWEKAATAAPPSSSDPWGAPSEVSNESAPATNDPWGAPSAEMKESYQGTNDPWGGSADGTNGSAPASSDPWGASASTKNDSPPASSDPWGGSSNAEKSSPPAASDPWGNSAGFSEDKAPSANDPWGAPSETAKDSDAAVSDPWGTPADSVQDSAPAASDPWGAPLEASSATSDPFGDGSKADNDPWGTAASSPPTANDPWGAPSAPTGDPFGDEGRSDPWGGSSENGDTATKPAEETKKPASFLGEGASLVDLDSLMSVKPKPKQPPLNTIPVQKAPGKEG